A part of Triplophysa dalaica isolate WHDGS20190420 chromosome 17, ASM1584641v1, whole genome shotgun sequence genomic DNA contains:
- the si:ch73-181m17.1 gene encoding LOW QUALITY PROTEIN: uncharacterized protein si:ch73-181m17.1 (The sequence of the model RefSeq protein was modified relative to this genomic sequence to represent the inferred CDS: inserted 1 base in 1 codon), whose product MRFLFPLCVPLLLLVYGAIINGQTTAPFSSPVIDPCDIYSSLDEPWRAINYSSNNYAACDYNVIWDGWYRLFYNGEKAQMPESCVNNNMCGSYNPLWLSGGHPQVEDGVVLREVCGPTWNDCCGYKSHPIQVKACPGNYYVYQFVSPSHCATYCADVEGLTTSVPITTVINPLTESSTVPGISVKTAILPFDHCNTYTVLDEPWRSTSNKFAFNLMCDTSVSWSGWYRLFLRGHSVQMPDTCVDDLSCGTHAPLWLNGPHPRIEDGVVTRAVCGNWFNNCCYFQSNPIQVKACPGNYYVYEFTRPSFCYGTYCADERNMTIPTVSPGTTLSGDLLADPCYSYTVLDEPWRAIDQYSQLMCDSYVNWSGWYRLSLHGQSAQMPDTCVSMFSCSTNAPLWLNGQHPSVEDGVVTRHVCGHWNNDCCHFQFYPMKVKACPGNYYVYEFISPTFCFVTYCAVLDPRSNNMSYVSVTPTTPQTVPTTPISDPCTDYRVLDDFWRSISQYLHTGQNDLLVEWNGWYRLFLNGQSAQMSEWCVTHTGCGGDTGLYLNGSHPQLGDGVVTREVSGTYMWQPSLCGTYTSNPIQIKACPGDYYVYKFVKPEMSIPRPSYCAVAFKSISNDPCYDFTSLDRPWRTTNEVXLTICDNSFSYNGWYRLFHNGMNIQMSESCVGQYSCNTQVGLWLNGPHPGIEDGVVTREVCGDEGNGCCSFKSTPIRVKACPGNYHVYEIAKTLSFCSAYCTDANTISQMVSSTPPGAITASLSPLDYDPCYNYNILDNYWRSALNNLHVYGQISGNDDTVVEWDGWYRLLLNGSSAQMPEWCANYMSCGGFSSLWLGGPHPEIQDGIVTREVYGTQNDQCSYYRSNPIQVKACSGNYHVYKFVKPRLSIPMPVYCAVPFNTLNVDPCNNYSSLDDHWRVVDSSNLNYYSYCDYNVDWNGWYRLFYNGQSAKMPNSCVRESRCGSQNPLWLNGSHPQLEEGVVTRKVCSPTWNDCCGYKSLPIQVKACPGNYYVYQFVRPLYCGAYCSEDANFHTPSPTTVAISSPKSISVPFTAPVTHSSDPCFNYAVLDDPWRATSNRISGNLNVMCDRYVSWSGWYRLFIHGQSVQMPTTCVDILSCGTHAPLWLDGSHPRVEDGVVTRAVCGSWMDSCCFFPSNPIKVKACPGNYYVYEFIMPNFCHGTYCADVSSINATYSTIMPTVMPTEAVTSISDPCSDYNIVDDFWRDIHRTQFSNDGYDDRFVEWNGWYRLFLNGQNARMSEGCTSYTGCGGDTGLYINGSHPRLEDGVVTREVLGTIIWYPNLCDYYRSNPIQIKACPGDYHVYKLVKPDMSISRPTYCAVTFDNISNDPCHNYESLDRPWRASNESGLTICDDSFTWNGWYRLFYNGLNIRLSEKCVRTSSCNADYSLWLNGPHPQIEDGVVTQEVCVSSHRGCCAQKFTPIRVKACPGNYYVYELAQPPQYYCTGYCTDINTISQTVSSTTPTLITGSEITLSASSVVDHDPCYYYNILDNNWRSTHNYFYLNGYGHDDTLVEWDGWYRLYLNRQSAQIPEWCAGYMACGGFSSLWLDGSHPQPNDGIVTREVYGTQYGQCSNYRSNPIQVKACPGNYYVYKLIRPKLSIPIPSYCAVAFTSPSVDPCISYTSLEEPWRSINYASNESSARCDYNVNWDGWYRLFYNGQNAQMPESCVGYSMCGTNSPLWLNGGHPQLADGVVIRQVCGSSSFSCCSYNSHPIQVKACPGNYYVYEFIKPALCSAYCAEAQSFNQTTASPTEIIPSTGPTVVRDPCSDLNCTENEWCGKHNGVYGCFCNQTQSTSNPDTFDAYETCESSSGFMSLSRCQLFEAGFSADLLHLNDPSCTGTVQNGRVEFRFDNNASICSTGLTANGTHIIYENVIFGQQGSAGGVISRNKFLRLSFNCVYHQTQSVSMDINPLESIVHRNIEGLGMYRVRMLSYQDAQFSKPFNGSADVEVDHKIFVDVRVDGVDGHQFASVIDTCWATPVNDAQSSLRWDLIVDECPNPSDDTVELLQNGVSTSSRFSFRMFIFTANSTKVYLHCKIHLCLQTNNTCSSQCQPGQHLRVGRSLDFHDTASISMGPLVWSNGNSDILVQEQVKVSMAPARCVSLMVLFVLVFSAYIIF is encoded by the exons ATGAGATTTCTGTTCCCACTGTGTGTGCCACTTCTGCTGCTGGTTTACG gTGCAATAATCAATGGACAAACAACAG CTCCTTTTAGTTCTCCAGTTATTGACCCCTGTGACATCTACAGCAGTCTGGATGAGCCCTGGAGAGCCATCAACTATTCGAGTAACAATTATGCAGCTTGTGATTATAATGTGATCTGGGATGGATGGTACAGGCTTTTCTACAATGGAGAGAAAGCTCAGATGCCGGAGTCATGTGTTAACAATAACATGTGCGGCTCATATAACCcactgtggctcagtggtggTCATCCACAGGTGGAAGATGGAGTGGTCCTCCGAGAAGTCTGTGGTCCTACGTGGAATGACTGCTGTGGTTATAAATCTCATCCAATACAAGTCAAAGCTTGTCCTGGAAATTACTACGTTTATCAGTTTGTCAGCCCATCGCACTGTGCAACATATTGTGCAG ATGTTGAAGGTCTCACAACATCAGTACCTATAACAACAGTGATAAATCCTCTCACAGAATCCAGTACTGTACCTGGCATCTCTGTAAAAACAG CGATTCTTCCCTTTGATCACTGCAATACCTACACCGTGTTGGATGAGCCATGGAGATCCACAAGCAACAAATTTGCTTTCAATTTAATGTGTGATACTTCTGTCAGCTGGTCCGGCTGGTATCGTCTCTTCCTCCGTGGTCATAGCGTTCAGATGCCAGACACATGTGTCGATGACTTAAGCTGCGGTACTCATGCCCCTTTGTGGCTGAATGGTCCACATCCAAGAATTGAGGATGGGGTGGTCACCCGAGCTGTCTGCGGTAACTGGTTTAATAACTGCTGCTATTTTCAATCCAATCCCATTCAAGTGAAAGCCTGTCCGGGCAATTACTATGTCTATGAGTTCACCAGGCCATCTTTCTGCTATGGGACATATTGTGcag acGAAAGAAACATGACCATTCCAACCGTCTCTCCAGGAACAACCTTGTCCG GCGATCTCCTCGCTGACCCTTGCTACAGCTATACAGTGCTAGATGAGCCTTGGAGAGCCATCGATCAATATTCTCAATTAATGTGTGATTCCTATGTCAACTGGTCTGGTTGGTATCGTCTCTCCCTTCATGGGCAGAGTGCTCAGATGCCAGACACATGTGTAAGTATGTTCAGCTGTAGCACTAATGCCCCTCTGTGGCTGAACGGTCAACATCCATCAGTTGAGGACGGGGTGGTCACCCGACATGTCTGCGGCCACTGGAACAATGACTGCTGCCATTTCCAGTTCTATCCCATGAAAGTTAAAGCCTGTCCAGGGAATTATTATGTCTATGAGTTTATCAGCCCAACTTTCTGCTTTGTGACTTATTGTGCAG TTTTAGATCCAAGGAGCAATAACATGAGCTATGTATCTGTGACACCAACGACCCCCCAAACTG TGCCTACAACTCCCATCTCTGACCCGTGCACTGATTATAGGGTTCTGGATGACTTCTGGAGAAGCATCAGTCAATACTTACACACTGGGCAAAATGACCTTCTTGTTGAATGGAATGGCTGGTATCGGCTGTTTTTGAATGGACAAAGTGCTCAAATGTCGGAGTGGTGTGTCACTCACACGGGATGTGGAGGTGATACTGGACTTTATCTCAATGGTTCTCATCCACAACTTGGGGATGGAGTGGTGACACGTGAAGTCTCAGGAACTTATATGTGGCAGCCCAGCCTGTGTGGCACCTACACATCCAACCCCATCCAAATCAAAGCATGTCCAGGAGATTATTACGTCTATAAATTTGTCAAACCTGAAATGTCAATCCCTCGGCCCTCATACTGCGCAG ttgCTTTCAAGAGCATCAGCAATGATCCTTGTTATGACTTCACATCTCTGGACCGTCCCTGGAGAACCACAAACGAAG GATTGACAATTTGTGATAATTCTTTCTCCTATAATGGGTGGTACCGACTTTTCCATAATGGGATGAACATCCAAATGTCAGAGAGCTGTGTTGGTCAGTATAGCTGCAACACTCAAGTTGGTCTGTGGCTTAATGGTCCTCACCCTGGGATTGAGGATGGAGTGGTGACCCGGGAGGTCTGTGGAGATGAAGGGAATGGCTGTTGTAGTTTCAAATCAACGCCCATCAGAGTGAAAGCATGCCCAGGCAATTATCATGTCTATGAAATAGCAAAGACATTGAGTTTCTGTTCGGCATATTGTACAG atgcCAACACAATATCCCAGATGGTCTCCTCAACACCCCCAGGTGCCATTACAGCATCTCTGA GTCCCCTTGATTACGACCCGTGCTATAACTACAACATTCTCGACAACTACTGGAGAAGTGCACTCAATAACTTGCATGTGTATGGTCAGATATCTGGAAATGATGACACAGTTGTTGAATGGGACGGCTGGTATCGACTCCTTCTAAATGGATCCAGTGCCCAGATGCCTGAATGGTGTGCAAATTACATGTCATGTGGAGGCTTCAGTTCTCTGTGGCTTGGTGGACCTCATCCAGAAATACAAGATGGCATTGTTACCCGAGAAGTTTATGGAACTCAAAATGACCAGTGCAGCTATTACAGATCCAACCCGATCCAAGTCAAAGCTTGTTCTGGAAATTATCACGTCTACAAGTTTGTAAAGCCAAGACTATCAATCCCAATGCCTGTTTACTGTGCAG TTCCTTTCAACACTTTGAATGTTGACCCCTGCAACAACTACTCCAGTCTGGATGACCATTGGAGAGTCGTCGACTCTTCTAATCTTAATTACTATAGTTATTGTGATTATAATGTGGACTGGAATGGCTGGTACAGGCTTTTTTACAATGGACAGAGTGCCAAAATGCCAAATTCATGTGTTCGTGAGAGTAGATGTGGCTCCCAGAACCCACTGTGGCTCAATGGTTCTCACCCGCAGCTGGAAGAAGGAGTGGTCACCCGAAAAGTCTGTAGTCCCACATGGAATGACTGCTGTGGTTACAAATCTCTTCCCATCCAGGTCAAAGCTTGTCCAGGGAATTACTATGTTTATCAGTTTGTCAGGCCATTGTACTGCGGAGCGTATTGTTCAG AGGATGCAAACTTTCACACCCCATCACCAACAACCGTGGCAATCTCATCCCCAAAATCCATTTCTGTGCCCTTCACAGCCCCTG TGACTCATTCTTCTGACCCCTGCTTCAACTACGCTGTGTTGGATGATCCATGGAGAGCCACCAGCAATCGCATTAGCGGTAACCTCAATGTAATGTGTGATCGTTATGTCAGCTGGTCCGGTTGGTATCGTCTCTTCATTCACGGTCAGAGCGTTCAGATGCCAACGACATGTGTTGATATATTAAGCTGTGGTACCCATGCCCCTCTGTGGCTGGACGGTTCACATCCAAGAGTCGAGGATGGGGTGGTCACCCGAGCTGTCTGCGGTAGCTGGATGGATAGctgctgcttttttccatccaATCCCATTAAAGTGAAAGCCTGCCCAGGGAATTACTATGTCTATGAGTTCATCATGCCGAATTTCTGCCATGGGACATATTGCGCAG atgTTAGCAGTATTAACGCCACTTACTCAACCATCATGCCAACAGTCATGCCAACTg AAGCAGTAACCTCCATCTCTGATCCGTGCTCTGATTATAACATCGTTGATGACTTTTGGAGAGACATACACAGGACCCAGTTTAGCAATGATGGCTATGATGACCGGTTTGTTGAATGGAATGGCTGGTATCGTCTGTTTTTGAATGGACAAAATGCTCGAATGTCTGAGGGGTGCACAAGTTACACTGGATGTGGAGGTGATACTGGACTTTATATCAATGGTTCTCATCCACGACTTGAGGACGGAGTGGTTACACGTGAAGTGTTGGGAACCATAATATGGTATCCCAATTTGTGTGATTACTACAGATCCAACCCCATCCAAATCAAAGCCTGTCCTGGAGATTATCATGTCTATAAACTTGTCAAACCTGATATGTCAATCTCTCGTCCCACATACTGTGCAG TTACGTTTGACAACATCAGCAATGATCCTTGTCACAACTATGAATCTCTGGATCGTCCCTGGAGAGCCTCAAATGAAAGTGGATTGACAATTTGTGATGATTCCTTCACATGGAATGGCTGGTACCGACTTTTCTACAATGGGTTGAACATCAGATTATCTGAGAAGTGTGTTAGGACATCCAGCTGTAATGCAGATTACAGTCTGTGGCTCAATGGTCCTCACCCTCAGATTGAGGATGGAGTGGTGACCCAGGAGGTTTGTGTGAGCTCACACAGAGGATGCTGcgctcaaaagtttacacccATCAGAGTCAAAGCCTGTCCGGGAAATTATTACGTTTACGAACTGGCACAGCCACCGCAATACTATTGTACAGGATATTGCACAG ATATCAACACTATATCCCAGACAGTATCATCTACAACTCCAACTTTAATCACCGGATCCGAAATAACATTGT CAGCTTCCAGTGTTGTAGATCATGATCCGTGCTATTACTACAACATTCTAGACAACAATTGGAGAAGCACACACAATTACTTCTATCTTAATGGATATGGACACGATGATACACTTGTTGAATGGGATGGCTGGTATCGACTCTACCTTAATAGACAAAGTGCTCAGATTCCTGAGTGGTGTGCAGGCTATATGGCATGTGGAGGTTTCAGTTCTCTGTGGCTCGATGGCTCTCATCCTCAGCCAAACGATGGCATTGTTACTCGTGAAGTTTATGGTACCCAGTATGGCCAGTGCAGTAACTACAGATCCAACCCGATTCAAGTTAAAGCTTGTCCTGGAAATTATTATGTCTACAAACTGATAAGGCCAAAACTATCGATACCCATCCCTTCGTATTGTGCAG TTGCTTTCACCTCACCGAGCGTTGACCCCTGCATCAGCTACACCAGTCTGGAAGAGCCTTGGAGGTCCATCAACTATGCTTCTAATGAATCATCTGCAAGATGTGATTATAATGTGAATTGGGATGGATGGTATAGGCTTTTCTACAATGGACAGAATGCCCAGATGCCAGAATCATGTGTTGGTTATAGCATGTGTGGAACCAATAGCCCACTGTGGCTCAATGGTGGCCACCCACAGCTGGCAGATGGAGTGGTCATCCGACAAGTCTGTGGTTCCTCTTCATTTAGCTGCTGTAGCTACAATTCCCACCCCATACAAGTCAAAGCTTGTCCTGGaaattattatgtttatgagTTCATCAAGCCAGCATTGTGCTCAGCTTATTGTGCAG AGGCTCAAAGTTTTAACCAGACAACAGCAAGTCCAACAGAGATAATCCCATCCACAGGACCCACAG ttgtgAGAGACCCGTGCTCTGATCTCAACTGTACTGAGAATGAGTGGTGTGGAAAACACAATGGTGTTTACGGCTGTTTCTGTAATCAGACCCAATCCACATCTAACCCTGACACTTTTG ATGCCTATGAGACGTGTGAAAGCAGTTCTGGGTTCATGTCTCTGTCTCGCTGTCAGCTCTTTGAAGCTGGTTTTTCTGCTGATCTTTTACATCTGAATGACCCCAGCTGTACAGGAACAGTCCAGAATGGAAGAGTAGAGTTCAGATTTGACAACAATGCCAGTATCTGTAGTACAGGTCTTACG GCCAATGGCACACACATCATCTATGAGAACGTTATCTTCGGGCAGCAGGGATCAGCTGGAGGTGTCATCAGCAGAAATAAATTTCTCAGGCTGAGTTTCAACTGCGTTTATCACCAAACCCAATCGGTCTCCATGGACATCAACCCTCTGGAGAG CATTGTGCACAGAAACATTGAAGGTCTGGGGATGTATCGGGTCAGGATGCTTTCATATCAGGATGCTCAGTTCTCCAAGCCGTTCAATGGTAGTGCGGATGTTGAGGTGGACCACAAGATTTTCGTAGACGTGCGTGTTGATGGAGTTGACGGTCATCAGTTTGCTTCAGTGATTGACACATGTTGGGCGACACCTGTGAATGATGCTCAGTCCTCTCTCCGCTGGGATCTCATCGTTGATGA GTGTCCGAATCCAAGTGACGACACAGTGGAGCTTCTCCAGAACGGCGTCTCCACATCCAGTCGTTTCTCCTTCAGGATGTTCATCTTCACTGCAAACTCCACTAAGGTTTACCTGCACTGTAAAATTCACCTTTGTCTCCAAACCAACAATACCTGCTCATCT CAATGTCAGCCTGGACAGCATCTGAGAGTGGGCAGATCTCTGGACTTTCATGACACTGCCTCCATTTCTATGGGTCCACTGGTCTGGTCTAATGGAAACTCAG ATATTTTGGTCCAAGAACAAGTGAAGGTGTCTATGGCCCCAGCTCGCTGTGTCTCCTtaatggttttgtttgttttggtcttTAGTGCTTACATCATCTTCTAG
- the LOC130439550 gene encoding pancreatic secretory granule membrane major glycoprotein GP2 has product MMRCLISLCVPLLLLVNGETINGQTSGAPTTYDTTTDAPTTSFTVEPTTSSYDPCYNYTILNDSWRDVRLSKFYWKNDNFVEWKGWYRFYLNGASAQMSEWCTSYIICGGETALFLSGSHPKLEDGVVTREVSGNWNWNNNQCGNQRLSPIQVKACPGHYYVYKLVKHDITIKRPTYCAVTFNNIVSDPCYNYESLDRPWRASNESGFSVCENSFSWNGWYRLFHNGMNIRMSESCVKNRCNTNHDLYLNGPHPHIQDGVVTREVCMSRWNDCCHMKTIPIRVKACPGDYYVYEFVTPKTYLCSGYCTDIGTTSSVTSTTTPAVLTGSYMTSSDTEYDPCYKYKILDDDYRSIHTITNGYLHDDTRVEWDGWYRLLINGSSAQMPDRCFSSISCGGFSSLWLGGPHPKIKDGIVTREVYGSVDSRCRFYKSNPVQVKACPGNYYVYKLIRPKLSIISPTYCTAMRDYCYELNCTENEWCGKHNGVYGCFCNQTQPTSNPDTFDAYETCEGSSGFMSLSRCQLFEAGFSADLLHLNDASCTGTVQNGRVEFRFDNNASICSTGLTANGTHIIYENIIFGQQGSAGSVISRKKFLRLSFNCTYHQTASVSMDINPLESIVHRNIEGLGTYRVRMLSYQDAQFSKPFNGSVDVEVDQKIFVDVRVDGVDSHQFVSVIDSCWATPVNDPQSSVRWDLILEECPNPSDDTVELLQNGVSTSSLFSFRMFIFTANSNKVYLHCKIHLCLQTNNTCSSQCQPGQHLRMGRSLDFHDTASISMGPLVWSNGNSDILAPEKVKVSRASGLCGSVMFFLVLVLSAYIVF; this is encoded by the exons ATGATGAGGTGTCTGATCTCATTGTGTGTGCCTCTTCTGCTACTGGTTAACG GTGAAACAATCAATGGACAAACATCAG GTGCACCTACAACTTACGATACAACAACAG ATGCACCTACAACCTCCTTTACAGTAGAACCTACAACTTCCAGCTATGATCCTTGCTATAATTACACAATCCTTAATGACTCCTGGAGAGATGTTCGCCTGAGCAAGTTCTattggaaaaatgacaattttgttGAATGGAAAGGCTGGTACCGCTTCTATCTTAATGGTGCAAGTGCTCAAATGTCAGAGTGGTGTACGAGTTACATAATATGTGGAGGTGAAACTGCACTGTTTCTGTCTGGTTCTCATCCCAAACTTGAGGATGGTGTGGTCACCCGAGAAGTCTCTGGAAATTGGAATTGGAACAACAACCAGTGCGGCAACCAACGACTCAGCCCCATTCAAGTTAAAGCTTGTCCTGGACATTATTACGTCTATAAACTTGTCAAACACGACATAACAATTAAGAGACCTACATACTGTGCAG TCACTTTTAACAACATCGTCAGTGATCCTTGTTACAACTATGAATCTCTGGATCGTCCCTGGAGAGCCTCTAATGAAAGTGGATTCTCAGTTTGTGAGAATTCCTTCTCCTGGAATGGCTGGTACAGACTTTTCCACAACGGGATGAACATCAGAATGTCAGAGAGCTGTGTTAAAAACAGGTGTAACACAAATCACGATCTGTATCTCAATGGTCCTCACCCTCACATTCAGGATGGAGTTGTGACCCGGGAGGTCTGTATGTCCAGGTGGAATGACTGCTGTCATATGAAGACCATACCAATAAGAGTCAAAGCTTGTCCTGGAGATTATTATGTCTATGAATTTGTGAcaccaaaaacatatttgtgttcAGGATATTGCACAG ATATTGGCACTACATCCAGTGTGACTTCCACCACAACTCCAGCTGTTCTGACCGGATCTTACATGACTTCAT CTGACACAGAGTATGACCCATGTTATAAATACAAGATTTTGGATGATGACTACAGAAGTATTCACACTATAACCAATGGGTATCTTCATGATGACACACGTGTTGAATGGGACGGCTGGTATCGACTCCTTATCAATGGATCCAGTGCTCAGATGCCTGACCGGTGTTTCTCTTCCATATCATGTGGAGGTTTCAGTTCTCTGTGGCTCGGTGGTCCTCATCCTAAAATAAAAGATGGTATTGTTACACGTGAAGTCTACGGCTCTGTTGACAGCCGGTGCAGATTCTACAAATCCAATCCAGTCCAGGTCAAAGCTTGTCCTGGAAATTATTACGTCTACAAACTCATACGGCCAAAGTTATCAATCATATCGCCTACATATTGTACAG cTATGAGAGACTACTGCTATGAGCTCAACTGTACTGAGAATGAGTGGTGTGGAAAACACAATGGTGTTTACGGCTGTTTCTGTAACCAGACCCAACCCACATCTAACCCTGACACTTTTG ATGCCTATGAGACGTGTGAAGGCAGTTCTGGGTTCATGTCTCTGTCTCGCTGTCAGCTCTTTGAAGCTGGTTTTTCTGCTGATCTCTTACACCTGAATGACGCCAGTTGTACAGGAACAGTCCAGAATGGAAGAGTAGAGTTCAGATTTGACAACAATGCCAGTATCTGTAGTACAGGTCTTACG GCCAATGGCACACACATCATCTATGAGAACATTATCTTCGGGCAGCAGGGATCAGCTGGAAGTGTCATCAGCAGAAAGAAATTTCTCAGGCTGAGTTTCAACTGCACTTATCACCAAACCGCATCAGTCTCCATGGACATCAACCCTCTGGAGAG CATTGTGCACAGAAACATTGAAGGTCTGGGGACGTATCGGGTCAGGATGCTTTCATATCAGGATGCTCAGTTCTCCAAGCCGTTCAACGGTAGTGTGGATGTTGAGGTGGACCAGAAGATTTTCGTGGACGTGCGTGTTGATGGAGTTGACAGTCATCAGTTTGTTTCAGTGATTGACTCATGTTGGGCGACACCTGTGAATGATCCTCAGTCCTCTGTCCGCTGGGATCTCATCCTTGAAGA GTGTCCCAATCCAAGTGACGACACAGTGGAGCTTCTGCAGAACGGCGTCTCTACATCCAGTCTTTTCTCCTTCAGGATGTTCATCTTCACTGCAAACTCCAATAAGGTTTACCTGCACTGTAAAATTCACCTTTGTCTCCAGACCAACAATACCTGCTCATCT CAATGTCAACCTGGACAGCATCTGAGAATGGGCAGATCTCTGGATTTCCACGACACTGCCTCCATATCTATGGGTCCGCTGGTCTGGTCTAATGGAAACTCAg ATATTTTGGCTCCAGAAAAAGTGAAGGTGTCGAGGGCCTCAGGTCTTTGTGgctctgtgatgttttttctggTTTTGGTTTTGAGTGCTTACATCGTCTTCTAA